TTTTTACCACCCGCGAAGTGGGCCATGGGTCGTGTGACAGACGTACATCACGGCAAGGACGGATACGTCCGTGTTGTTACGCTAAAAACAAAAGGAAGAGAAATCCAAAGACCCGTGGTCAAAATAGCTCCGTTGCCTATTCAAAAGTCAGAACAAACCAGTCCCATAGACCCGGACATGAAATCTGACTCCGTTCCACCAAAAACGCATAAACGAGCACGAGGCAATAAACAATGTTTTATAACATCGATGTTACTGTTATTAATGACATGTGTGCTACCGGCTACCGCCCAGACACTCCATATTGACAAGATACAAACCAACAACTCGCTTTATTTTGACAAAATTGCAGACATAAGGATCATACAGGACGAGTGGAAGATGGTCGCATTTTACAACATGACGACATATTGGGATAGCATATGTTCAATCGAAAAGTACATTCaacttataaaaacaaaatgcaacaATGACTACACATGTGCTCCAATTATTGCACAATTTGAACACGAGTTAGATGAACTGCGTCACTACAACGATTTGCTGACAAGTCACCCTAACACAAACCGCCAACGAAGAGGTCTAGCCAATGGAGTCGGCTATTTAGCTAATACCTTATTTGGCGTACTTGATGATCGATTtgcagaaaaatatgaaaaggatATTGACACAATTACGAAGCGAGAAGATCACATTTTCAACTTGTACAAAAACCAGACATCCATACTTGAAGCTCACAACAATATTCTCAAACGCAACGAGATTATCATGAAAAATCAATTTGACTCAATTGCAAAAACCGTCCATAATCTAATCGAAGATGTGAATCAAGCACAATCCACGAGTCTACGTTTACTGAACTCGTTCTCGCTACTTTCGTCTATGGTAGCGGCGGATGTCATCATTTCAAATTTAAGAAGAATTCAAGATACCCTTGTTGACACCGTCACTGACATATACCATGGTCGATTAAACGTGCATTTGCTACCCCCGATGCAACTCCAACAACAGTTAGAACTGATATCGGGGCATATACAGGATGACCTCACCATTCCCGTTGACAACGCTGAAGACCTGTACGGGTTGCTCCATATCCACGTAAAAGTGACTCGAAAGACCTAAATAATGGAGATACGCCTACCATTATTAAACCGTGAACAGTTCGAGTTAGACTCTATTATCGACCTTCCACGCAGAAACGGAGACAACGCCCTTTACATCTCAACAGCAACGAAATACATTGCAATCAACGTCAAGAAAGACACCATAATTCCAATGACAGAAACTGACATTCACGCATGCAACGCTcacaaaaatgataaaatgttcTGTCCTTTAAATCACCCTGTATACACAATGAAAGTCGGTGAATCTATTTGTGACATGCAATTGTTATTAAACAACAATAACAAACCTTATTGCCAAGCGACAGCCAAGAAATGCGCTGACAGGTGGATCAAATTACATGCACAGGACACCTGGCTGTATTCCTACTGCCAAGAGCACCCGATACGCGTGATATGTGATAACGGCGTATCCACTGAGACATTGATCGACACGGGTCTGGTCACAATTCCTGCAGGATGCGCTATAAGAGGAAAATCCTTCGTCATACATTCACAACATGATTACAAGAGTCAAATGTTTGTACAAGACTTGTACATGGAAATTCCGAAAATATCACCGATCAATGACGTAATAAAAACATCCTTACCGAAAGATGTTCCTATTTTAACAGAAGATCATAACGAAGAATTTCTTGACATAAGCCAGAAATTAACGGCCATTAAAGAAGCAAATTTGGACACATTTGATAGAAATGACACCACACATTACGTCATAATCTACATTGCATTGGGAATTACTTCAACCATAACTATTATACTTGCTATCTGCAAATTGAAACGCAAGTCGACGCCTACTCAAACTGACACCCCACTGCAAGCAGTACTATCACTGACCCCTGCGGCCGCTCCTGCGACGACGAGCACGTCGGCGCCTCAGCGTGCTACGTCCTTCTCAGACATCCCAATGACGCCGCAGCAGAGACGAAAAGTTAGCTTTAGGGACTTAAATGAAGAAACATATTCATTTACCTACCTTCTTTTACAGTGTTCACTACTATTTTTATAGCATTTctttgttaaattgacatatggTTTTTACTCATTTAACGTTTATAATTTTGCATACTCTTAGGTTGCTTCTCGTTGTTTTGCTTTATAAGTGGCAGTATGTACGATCTAGCTATCGTACAGCGTAGGTATAGCATATACTGTAGCAATGTCTTTACGCAAATATGCGCACTCGCGCGACCTAGATTATTTATTCAACACGTGTAATTGCattaagtacaaaaatcagTGCATTAAAGACTATGGTTAACAACAAACGTATGTGAGTTATTTATGGGTTCCTGGGATTCTGACAGTACCGTCAACTGGCGCGTACAG
The nucleotide sequence above comes from Leguminivora glycinivorella isolate SPB_JAAS2020 chromosome 18, LegGlyc_1.1, whole genome shotgun sequence. Encoded proteins:
- the LOC125235908 gene encoding uncharacterized protein LOC125235908: MGRVTDVHHGKDGYVRVVTLKTKGREIQRPVVKIAPLPIQKSEQTSPIDPDMKSDSVPPKTHKRARGNKQCFITSMLLLLMTCVLPATAQTLHIDKIQTNNSLYFDKIADIRIIQDEWKMVAFYNMTTYWDSICSIEKYIQLIKTKCNNDYTCAPIIAQFEHELDELRHYNDLLTSHPNTNRQRRGLANGVGYLANTLFGVLDDRFAEKYEKDIDTITKREDHIFNLYKNQTSILEAHNNILKRNEIIMKNQFDSIAKTVHNLIEDVNQAQSTSLRLLNSFSLLSSMVAADVIISNLRRIQDTLVDTVTDIYHGRLNVHLLPPMQLQQQLELISGHIQDDLTIPVDNAEDLYGLLHIHVKVTRKT